The window ATCGCCATTATGATCGATTCGGTGTTATGAAGCAAAAGAAGCCGATCACGCGCGAGGAATGGGGGACGCTGATTCTGATTCTGGCGTGCGCGATCGGCGCTTACATGCGCTTCAACCCGACTCTGCTAGCAGGGTTCGCCATCAACGACGGCGGCATGTTCGCCGCGATGGTAGACGACTTGCGAGCGAATCGTTTCGTTCTTGCCGCATTCACAACGTATAACCATCTGAATATCCCGTATGCGTATCCGCCGTTGGGGTTTTATTTCGGCGCAATTACCTCGCTGGTCTTTGGGCTGGATTCAACGCAAGTGGTCCGCTGGCTTCCCGCTTTCTTTGCGACTCTTTCGATCCCCGCATTTTATTTTCTTGCCTTGCAATTGCTCAAAAATAAATTCCACGCGGCGGTCTCGACCTTCTTCTTCGCCTTGATGCCGCGAGCGCTGTCGTGGTTCGTGATGGGCGGCGGGCTGACGCGCAGTCCCGGTCAATTTTTTATGCTGCTCACACTGGCGGTGGTGATTCGCCTTTACGAACAGAATCGCCGCTCCGATATTTTTCTCGCGGGCATCTTCGGCGGGCTGGCGGTGATGAGTCACCCGGAAGCGGCGGTGCATACGTTGGTCTCTGCCGTCTTTTTGTGGCTCATGCTTTCACGAACGCGCAAAGCGTTTATTCAGTCGATACTTGTTGGGTTGGTTGTGGCGGTCGTGTCCGCGCCGTGGTGGGCGTCGGTCATTTCGTATCATGGAGTCGCTCCGTTGTTGAGCGGCGCGGCGACTGGCTCGAAATTTGCGGCGGTGTTCAATTTGCTCTTCTTCGTCTTTACGGAGGAACCCTATGCGACGGTGATCGCCGTCCTCGGCTTGATCGGGATCGCCCACCGCCTCATCCGACGGGACTACCTGCTTCCGTTGTGGATGGCGATTCCCTTCTTCATCGAAGGGCGGAGCGCGGCGGGTCCTGCGGCGATTCCGCTGGCGATGCTTGCCGCGCTGGGGCTTGTGGAAGTCATCCTACCGGCGATCCAGCCTGTCCCGTCGAAAGAAACGGAAGTTTCCTCCACAGAGCGGAATGTTTTTATTTATCTCATCCTGTATCTGATATTTTCCACCGCGCAATTCGGCTTGCAGTTATCCACTGCAACCCTGTATCCACCGGACGAAGAGGCGATGCGTTGGGCGCGAGAGAACACGCCCGACGATTCGCGCTTCCTCGTGTTGACCGGCACAACGTCAGCCTCGTGCGATTCGGTGATGGAATGGTTCCCCGCCATCAGCGGGAGGAAAAGTTTGTTCACCGTGCAAGGCACCGAATGGACGAAGGGCGCGGGATTCAACGATTACGTGCGTTCGACGTATGCGGTGCAGGAGTGTTTGGCGAACAGCGACATGGCTTGCCTTGACGAACTTGTTGACCGCGCGGACTATGATTACCTCTATGTTTCGAAAATTTTGCGCGTGAACAATTGCGGTCCGCTTGCGCCGCAGAGAGTGTTTCCGTATTTTGTGGAGAGTCTCAAATTGGATTCGGGGTTTGATGTGGTGTACGAATCAGATGGCGTTCTGATCTCGCGGCGGAAATAACTACTTCCGCTGAATGATGACGGCTACGGGGTCTTCATACAAAACTGTCCAGCCAATCTCTTGCTCCAATTGATTCGCCAATGGCGCGTTTGAGGGAATGATCGCCCATGTGATTTGATACTGATTCAGCAGGTCACGCCAATTATTTTTCGCATACATCATCGTTTCATAATCGCGCATCAACGGCTCGCCATAGAAGTCGCTTTGACTGTCCACAAAAACAAGATTGCGGGGCCACAAACGATAAAGCAGGTAGCCACCCCAGTTGAACTCGTTGAACATGTTGCCCTCGATTGGATTCTCCTTTAGCCAATCTACTGCCTGGACGGGAAATACCTGCGGGTTGAACTGATAAACTTGCCTGCCTTTTGCGTGGCTGTAGGCAAAAAATCCAACAGAAAGAATGATCAAAATTGCTGGAAGCAGAAATGATCGGCTAGGCGTGGCGAGGTTTACAAAGCGTTCATCGAATCGTTTCCACGCGGGGAATTGATTCGCTTTCGTAGCGATCCATTCCGCCAGAATCGGCGCGCAGACAATTGCAAACAACGGGATATTTCTCGTCATCATCAATGCCAAGACGGCAAACCCGCCGAGCAGGAAAACATGCGCCGCTGAAATGCTCTGCCAATTGGCTAGTGAAAAGAACACAGTGAGCAAAAGCAGAATAACGAAGGGCGCAACGGACGGGTCCGATAAATTCGGCGGCATCGTCTCGACAGTGCGGGTGAGGATGAACGAACTGCGGTTGTTGAGAACCGCCTCCCAGTTATGCCAAAGATCGGGGGTGAGGATCGAAGCGGGGAGGGAATAAATGCCCGCAAGGAAAAGTTTTTTGCCTGATTCCATGCTTGCTCGATTCCGCCATTTGTCCCATAGCCAGCCTGCGAAGTACGCGGCGAACGCGAGAAAGCCGAAGATAAATCCGCCGTGCAAGTTTGCCCAAAACAGCATGATGAGGGGGAAAAAGTAAATTCTTATTTGCTTGCCAGTTCGGAGTTTTTCAAGGTTGTGAATCCAAATGGCAAGCAATAAAAAGGTGATGACGTGTGGACGCGGAAGCCAATGAATACTCGTCGCGCCAGTCGCAATCAAAACAACGAGAAACGAGATCAACACCGATTGACTTCGATTGAAGCAATGTCGGTACAGAAGAAGGATGACCGCGCTGAGGAGGATTGCCGTGAGCAGGATCACGCCGTCTAGTCCCAGCCATTGATTTGCGATCTCAAAGATAACTTGCGAGAGCCACTCGTACGGCGGACGGGATTCGCCGGTCAGGGTGTGCGAAAAAAGATCATGGGTTGGGATGACGCGCTGTTCGAGG is drawn from Candidatus Defluviilinea gracilis and contains these coding sequences:
- a CDS encoding glycosyltransferase family 39 protein is translated as MKQKKPITREEWGTLILILACAIGAYMRFNPTLLAGFAINDGGMFAAMVDDLRANRFVLAAFTTYNHLNIPYAYPPLGFYFGAITSLVFGLDSTQVVRWLPAFFATLSIPAFYFLALQLLKNKFHAAVSTFFFALMPRALSWFVMGGGLTRSPGQFFMLLTLAVVIRLYEQNRRSDIFLAGIFGGLAVMSHPEAAVHTLVSAVFLWLMLSRTRKAFIQSILVGLVVAVVSAPWWASVISYHGVAPLLSGAATGSKFAAVFNLLFFVFTEEPYATVIAVLGLIGIAHRLIRRDYLLPLWMAIPFFIEGRSAAGPAAIPLAMLAALGLVEVILPAIQPVPSKETEVSSTERNVFIYLILYLIFSTAQFGLQLSTATLYPPDEEAMRWARENTPDDSRFLVLTGTTSASCDSVMEWFPAISGRKSLFTVQGTEWTKGAGFNDYVRSTYAVQECLANSDMACLDELVDRADYDYLYVSKILRVNNCGPLAPQRVFPYFVESLKLDSGFDVVYESDGVLISRRK